tttcttaaaaagtgccgataggggacaaggaaattgggtttgtgtgtgaccccctcaccagtggggaggtcggaacatttaaaaggaaatgacggtcctggatgagaatccgataggattgtcagaacaaattaattaatgtttgaggcccagtctatatatgtgggctgagttaatgtctatttttgaatatactatttactgggggagaaaggagacttatatggggatactgaatagggaaagtgttaattgagatttttaaaaaaaaactagtaacagcgccggtattaagcttgccggacaatttggcatgggagggggatggttaggggtgaggacaaatatccccttcagaaccctaactgagaCAACCATAATATAGAAAAGTGAAATAATATactagacatgcaaaatttgataatccgagggatacaaacttgcatccccaaacagcgaaagttagccaaggttttcgacctgaggcagggaaaggacgagtctccctgtccattcttacacagattaagggagcggtagaaatgagtacaaaggcatggcctgatatccagaagaagttacagaagatagaggacgggagcgttagaaatgagtcggagttgttacaggaggttcagaaggtatttgtatagagaggcataatggcggaggaacggaaggctaagatactGGTAGCAGTAGTatgggaggactgtatgaaagacaaaaggagttggATAAATACGGTGTTTATCTAAAcctgaatatttatgtctgtgTCGGCCGCCCCCCCcgtaggaattttgtgttggtgaagatttatgtgtgtctttgtgtgtgcaaatttgattgtaaaaaaaaatagtctctgtggatgtgagaatttgtgtttgtgtatggatttttttttatataaaaaagggCTTCTCAGCtcacaagcagtttaacactttgtggtctggcttgaattcatctgtttgttagtgcatgaatgtttgagtgtttgtcACCTAGAGCGTGAGTCATGAGATATgtggcttcgctgtttctcgtttactccaccagggattcctgactcagaccCCTCCACTCGATATCCACCTCCACAAAGTGGAACCGGGAGACTGGGTTTTGATAAAATCCTGGAAACCGGAGAAACTCCAATCACTCTGGGAGGGACCGTTTCAGGTGTTACTCACCACCGAAGTTGCCAtacgaacaaaagaaaaagggtggactCACGCCGCCAGACTAAAAGGCCCGGTGTCGCCGCCCAAAGAGGACTCTTGGTCGTGTGAGGCCGGTGATGAACCGTTGGTGGTGAAGTCAAAGAAACATCAAAAATGAACTCTCTTGGGACTCTTTTGCTACATACTGTATTATTATTTGCCTTCCTTTTAGTGGGGAAATTGACTGGTAACTGTGATAAATGCCGCTCTAGGGTTCGGGTGTGGGACATTGAGTTAGAGTTACGCGGATCCTTTGTATCCCACTCCTCTTATGCTAATAATACTCGCTGTTATGATATGTACCCACAACAAAAGTGCTGGGAAAAAGGGAAAACTATACTATCAAGTAAAAAAACAGGGGATATCTCGGTCTATCTAAGGCTAGGGTCTATCGTTGCCCCTTTATAAATTACGAATGGTTGTGTATGTCAACAgacagtttacagggacatgcTGAATTACTGGAAACAGACAAAAGTAGAACTAAAAGGGAATGTGCCAAATGCGGCGCTATAATTCAATTGGGAGATCCTAATTTCTTCTCCCTTTGCCATGATGAGGAGTCCCGGGAGGAATGTTGGGAGGATGGGAAATTGTATTATCAAATGTTAAATAAGGGATATATTGGATGGCCTGAGGGGAGGGTCCATGAATGTATTTGGGAAGAACACGAATgggtctgcattaaaaaaaaagacagttggGATAAGGCTAACAGGCCGTGCGACAAATGCCGCCAAACTGTGAAATGGGGAGACCATGTCTTTCCGGGGTCTTTTGTGTTTCACACTAAAATAAGTGATGCCTGTTACAACCGGGAGAAAATGATACCATGTTGGGAGGATGGGGAACATTACTACCAGGTATTCAGCCTGGGATATTACACGAGTGGAAATATAGACTGTCCACTTATGGAATAATGGCTCTGTATCAGTTTTACTGGCTCGGCAGCGGACCACTTTGACCGGGttaaggaaatatatcccggGTTAGAGAAATCTATTCCAAATTACGATGCCAGAATAGCCACCTCAGCCAAGGTTTCCTCCCTCTATGAGGACATTAAGAAACGGCTTACTCTTCCTGATGTTGTGAAAAATCTCTTTATTGACTTCACGTCTCAAATTgccaaaattttaaatgtgacgaGCTGTTGGGTTTGTGGGGGTCCGCATATGACCGAGCAGTGGCCATGGACGGGGGAGAGTTTGGATGTTCAGGAAATCCTCGAATACAATTGGACTTACTCCAAGAACAGAATTTATCAAGTCTGGAAATTGCAGAATACCCCGGCGGGCCACTTCTGCGTTGGGAAACAAGGGTCCCGCCCAGTTGGTGACAGCCCCTGTCAGCGGGTCTTGAATCTCACCACAGACACTTGGTGGCCCCGACCCTTGGGTTGGTTTCTCACCAAACAACCCCTTGGGTTGTCTATCACCCAACAAGGGGATCTCACCTGCAGGCGGTTGCATCCCACCTCTGATTCCTGGAATTGCAGTGGTTCTGGCCCTTATGCGGGAATGCCGGGAATTAGGGAGGCCTGGGACGGTGTTGCCAGGGACAGTGGAGGGGGTCCTATATCCAGGTTGCCCGAGAAATGGGGTGGCTTATGCTTCCTCGGTATAGTCAGACCAgagttctttctcctctcacgtgATCAAGGGGCTGACCTGGGGGTTAAGTTGTTCGACTCCCTGCAACGGAGGTCCGGAAAGCTAGCACGGAAGCGTAGGAGTGCTAGTCAGTGGAATGTCCACCAGTACGGAGACATCCACTTGGCCAAGTGGGGCGCAGATTGGCCACCGTCCCGTATCATTGAGTATTATGGGCCGGCAAGTTGGGCTCAGGATGGCCCTTGGGGTTACAGAACTCCAATTTATATGCTTAATCGCATCATTCGCTTGCAGGCGGTGATGGAAATAATCACCAACAAAACCGCCTTCGCATTGGAATTACTGGCTAGACAGCAGTCTCAAATGAGGGCTGCAATATATCAGAATCGTCTTGCTTTAGACTACCTGCTTGCCTCTGAAGGGGGTGTCTGCGGGAAGTTTAACACGACAAATTGTTGTCTGGAGATAGACGATAACTACGAGGCTGTCCTAAAAATCACCCGGGACATCCGTAAAATAGCCCATGTACGTGTCCAGACGTGGCGACCTATAGGGGACGCTAGTTGGTGGAACACGCTTTTTGGGGGTGGCTGGTGGCGCATGGCATTAATAATGATGGTGGGTGTCGGGGCCCTGTTCCTCGTTattccctgtctggttccttgtgTTAGGGTATTGATCCAACGCCATATCGCCCAGATGCAAGCCATTGCCATACCCCAACATGGTACTCATGAACTTAAAGTTTTACTATTGAAAAGACAGAAGGACCTCCCTGAGCCGTAATTCAGCCTATTCTGTTACGCATGCAcatcttaaaaagaaaaagggtggagttgtgagatttagatttgctttattatgcaacaagaagctattaagatgtgcatggtaccctagacatttaatatataaccaaactaaatatgtggtatgtcttgctactttattttatatatactggctgttttattttaaggaaatgttaatgtttgggctaatttacgtaaagattgatcttctaacgatcagtattgcaatgtaagcagttagtaagaaaaacaagctagctgggggcaaggggtcagctttgaaaaataacgaaaccttgagcgagacaatacttctgctaatatggtgcaaaaacaaccagctaagagtacaaggtgcgagacggttgctaagttcaagggctgaaaatatcattagacagggaagtgggttatGCAGCTGGAGTTtgagacaatgaggacatgatcatatgctttctctgtaagaaatgagatcattgtaaagcaatgaCCCTCGTGACCTCTAGGGGCCATAGGGGAGGCTCTAAATTGCTATATAAGAAAGATCGCTGTAATGCTTGGGTACGCTCTTCTTTTGGAAGGCGTCCgattctgcagaatttgttaataaaatctttgttctcttgaatttgtccagagcgattatttagaagtgaattttcatttctaacagGTACCCACCTTGCATGGGGTATGGCACAGACCCCAACACAGCAGACCTTTCAGATTGCCGCCATCTTGACAGGTTACGTAAGTGAGCAAAAAGTTGTCAATTGAATTTGGGAAATTATGAAGTTGTTCGTTTTGGAAGGGAGGATAAAACAGCAGagcattatttaaaaaaggaaaagctggggaaaactgcaacacaaagggactcgCAGTAGTTGTGCACAAAGCACAGAAAATGCAagacacaggtacagcaggtaatcatgAAGGCCCTTATAGGAGGttgctaaataagataaaagcccgTGGTATTACTGGCAAGGTACtatcatggatagaggattggctgactagcagaaggcagagagcagcAATAAAGgtatctttttcaggttggcaattgGCTacgagtggagttccgcaggggttAGTTTTGGACCATAAATATTcaagttatacattaatgatctggatgatggAGGTCATTTTCACAAAATTTGCACAAGATTTAAGGATTGGTGGATAACAgttagtgttgagggagcacaGCAGCTGAAAAAGGACGcagacagattaggagagtgggcaaataaccggcaaatggaatacaatgttgcaaGTGAGAGTTCACGAACTTGGGTCAGAAGAATAGAGGTGCAGACTATTTTTTAACAAGGGGAAGTCTTTGGAAACCTGAAGCTCACAAGTGATTTAGGAGACCAtgtccaggattctcttcaggttaatgTGCcgtttcagttggcagttaggaagtgTTGCAAAAGGGAACAGATGGGTCACTTCTGATAATTAAACCAAACAAGTCCCAATCTGCTTTGCTGGAAGGAGAGGTTTCCTTCTAATAATTAAAACTGAAACAGCCAGAGAAGCTCACTTTGcctctcgtaatctgttaaaagtgTGGTTGACTGAAAGGATTCCCTGACAGTCAGTTTATAAGTAGTTTATTTATTTAAGCCTAACagtgaacaaatcaacagaatgACAAACCATCTGAACAATTCCCCCAAACTTATAACTCTTCCCTAACTGagcatgctgttccaataaacacAGGTCGCGCAATCATAAACCTAAGTAATaataaaacaataaattaaaactttGTCTCTCAAAGTTCAGCCAGAATGGGTTTTCAGATTACTCTGCCTTCTccacagtctctcagcatctcctcTGATCTCAAGTCACAAATGACTTTCTTCAGCTGACCCTGCTTTCAGGGATGTTTTGTCTGGAGTATTAGATAAACTTGCCATGGTACTTTTTATGGGTTGATGTTGCTTTCTCTCAGAGGTGAAAGTTGTTACCTCTTCAGATGGCAGTTGGCtctccacaatattccaaatatccTCGTTTTTATATCCTTGACGATCTACTAATTCTTTACAATCTGATTGGTTTGAGGCAGTCAaagccatcagatttaaatttaattgggTTTTGGAATTGAGGACCTAGTTTAAATTAATTGCTAATATTCAAGCTGGTTGCTGTAACATCAAAACAAGCTTAAGGTTTCCAATCACACAACCAAATAATCCATGTTTCAATGTCAGAACTGTCTGtaatttgcatttgaaaatgtgttgctggtcaaagcacagcaggccaggtagcgtctcaggaatagagaattcgacgtttcgagcataagcccttcaccaggaatgagagagagtagccaagcaggctaagataaaaggtagggaggagggacttggggcgatggaggtgggataggtggaaggaggtcaaggtgagggtgataggccagagtggggtgagggcggagaggtcaggaagaagattgcaggttaggagggcggtgctgagttgagggaaccgactgagacaaggtggggggaggggaaatgaggaaactggagaaatctgagttcataccttgtggttggagggttcccaggcggaagatgaggcgctcctcctccagccgtcgtgttgttatgttctgctggtggaggagtccaaggacctgcatgtcctcggtggagcgggagggagagttaaagtgttgagccacggggtggttgggttggttggtccgggcgtccctgaggtgttctctgaagcgttccgcaagtaagcggcctgtctcaccaatatagaggaggccacatcgggtgcagcggatgcaatagatgatgtgtgtggaggtacaggtgaacttgtggcggatatggaaggatcccttggggccttggagggaagtgagtgtggaggtgtgggcgcaagttttacatttcctgcgtttgcaggggaaggtgccgggagtggaggttgggtttgtggggggtgtggatctgacgagggagtcactaagggagtggtccttgcggaacgctgataggggaggggagggaaatatatccttggtggtggggtccgtttggaggtggcggaaatgacggcggatgatatgttgtatgcggaggtgagaaccagtggggttctgtcttggtggcggttggaggagcggggctcaagggcggaggagcgggaagtggaggagatgcggtggagggcatcgtcgatcacgtctggggggaatctgcggtccttgaagaaggaggccatctgggctgtgcggtgttggaactggtcctcctgggagcagatgcggcggagacgaaggaattgggaatatgggatggcgtttttgcagggggcagggtgggaggaggtgtagtccaggtagctgtgggagtcagtcggtttataatagatgtctgtgttaagtcggtcgcccgagatagagatggaaaggtctaggaaggggagggaggagtctgagacagtccaggtgaatttcaggtcgggatggaaggtgttagtaaagttgatgaactgttcaacctcctcgtgggagcacgaggcagcgccgatacagtcatcgatgtagcggaggaaaaggtggggggtggtgccagtgtagttgcggaagatggactgttccacatatcctacgaagaggcaggcatagctggggcccatgcgggtgcccatggcaactcctttagtttggaggaagtgtgaggattgaaaagagaagttattcagggtgaggaccagttcagtcagtcgaaggagggtgtcagtggaagggtactggttggtgcggcgggaaaggaagaagcggagggcttcgagtccttcgtgatgggggatggaggtgtacagggactggatgtccatagtgaaaataaggcgttggggaccggggaagcgaaaatcctggaggaggtggagggcgtgggtggtgtcccgaacgtaggtggggagttcttggactaaaggggacagaaccgtgtcgaggtattgggagatgagttcggtggggcaggagcaggctgagacaatgggtgggccggggcagtcaggtttgtggatgttgggcaggaggtagaaacgggcggtgcggggttgtgggactatgaggttggaggcggtggatgggagatcccctgaggtgatgaggtcatggatggtctgggagatgatggtttggtggtgggaggtggggtcgtggtcaagggggcgataagaggaggcgtccgcgagctggcgtttggcttcagccgtataaaggtcagtgcgccaaactatcaccgcgcctcccttgtctgcgggtttgatggtgaggttgggattggagcggagggagtggagggctgcacgttctgagggtgagaggttggagtgggtgagaggggtggacaggttgagtcggttaatgtcacggcggcagttggctataaagaggtcgagggcgggtaggaggccagcacggggtgtccaggtggatgggtgtgtccaggtggatggggtgtgttggagggtggggtgtgttggagggtggagtgtccaggtggatggggtgcgttggagggtggggtgcgttggagggtggggtgtgttggagggtggggtgtccaggtggatggggtgtgttggagggtggggtgtgttggatggtggggtgtgttggagggtggggtgtccaggtggatggggtgtgttggaggatggggtgtgttggagggtggggtgtccaggtggatggggtgtgttggagggtgaggtgtgttggagggtggggtgtccaggtggatggggtgtgttggagggtggggtgtgttggagggtggggtgtgttggagggtggggtgtccaggtggatggggtgtgttggagggtgggagaaggggtcgtcagagggtgggcgggagtcttggttataaaagtaggcacggaggcgaaggcggcggaagaattgttcaatatctagccgcgtgttgaactcattgatccgagggcgtaggggaatgaaggtgaggcctctgctgagggactgatctttcatcctcagagaggggaaggtctggagggatggtgaagatccggcaaggctgggagctaggacctggtgtgggactggagctggggctgggggcggggttagggggcggggacagagatcgaagtaggggcggagttaagAGGGGcgcacacacaaccgcttccacgatcgccgacggacccgcggcccacgcggccaccgggaatgaccaccattcctccgtcgccgcaaccatttccgcccctccggttgccgtcggcgcagccacttccgcccccactgacatcactaacctgcaggagcacaaatcctcaggtttccccgcccccacgccgtctttcgtcactacgtgtaaccccgcccccacgcttggctactctctctcattcctgatgaagggcttatgctcgaaacgtcgaatcctctattcctgagatgctgcctggcctgctgtgctttgaccagcaacacattttcagctgtgatctccagcatctgcagacctcattttttactctgtaaTTTGCATTTTCCTGTATTAATCTCTAAGCCTAGAAAAGCACTTGACCTCTTAAAGGGGCCACACACTctttcctcctgtcatttttacaaCCAAATTCTAGCTTCCTGCCTTCAAATTCAGGAGTACTCTACACAACTTCATAATAggcagcaaatgcaatgttagctttCATTTAAAGAtagctagaatacaagagtagaAACACACTGCTGAGGCTAGATAAGGCTCTGGCCAGAccgtgtttggaatattgtgagcagttttgtacCCTGTATCGAAGTAAgtctgtgctggcattggaggtggtgcagaggatGTTTACAAGAGTACCACATTCACCtactttccacattaaactctgtgACTGTTCCCACGTCTCAGCAGCATTTTGAGGTTTGATGTGTGTATATGAGTATATATATTACAATCATGTGTTgcacacagtacactggctgtatcCTCACTAAAGTCCTGGAAAGCTCCAACATGACCTTCTATAATCAGCACCATGACTGATATAGCATGTGTCCCGTGTgccttttgggcggcacggtggcacagtggttagcactactgcctcacagcgccagagatccgggttcagttcccgcctcaggcgactgactgtgtttgcacgttctccccgtgtctgcgtgggtttgctccggtctcctcccacactccaaagatgtgcgggtcaggtgaattggccatgctaaattgcccgtagtgttaggtagggcgtaaatgtaggggcatgggtgggttgcgcgtcggtgtggacttgttgggccgaagggcctgtttccacactgtaagtaatctaatctattctattcTACTAAACTGTcatgccaccttcagggatctgtgggcaagcatcccaagatcccactgttgcTCTGAGCTTCCTCATGCCCTGCTTTTCATTCAATATTTCCTTGTTGTGTTTAGTTTGCTTGGCTTGGGTCTTTGAACCAAGGTAATGGTTCAATTTTCAGGGTTTCTGGGGTAAATGTACTGATATTTAGGTCTTTTCCAGGTTCTCAGAAATACTCCATTGAAAGCGATCTGTGCACCATGAATTGATGTACGGTTCACTCAGCTACTTTCAGGACAGGAAGTGCCATTATGAGACAGAGACATAGCCACAGCCTGAAGGGCATagaaacacacccacacagagaaaTACACTCAGACTGAGATATAGGAACATACTGACAACAGAAATACCCCCAAACGTGCGTGCCATTCCCCCCCCCAAACCTACACAAACTCATAAAAAAACACACCCCTCCGAAACTACCCCCTTCCATCCCCACACTTGCAtgcgagcacacacacacacagacaaactgaGATATGGATTcaaacagacacagaaacacacccacacacagaaatacaatcagattgAGACATAGGAATATACCATGAAACAGGAAGCCACCCAaccaccaccccacctccccccccccacacacacacagatatgggAACACACTAACATAGAAACACGCCCCACGctcccacagacacacagaggaatACAAACATACTGCAGAATGCGAACAcaacaacacacagacacacattaacGCAcccacaccttcacactcacatacagagaaacacagttatactgagatataggaacagatgtgcacacagactggtaacacacccacacacacacactcacacataaaaGACAGTCATCCTCTATTATAGGAGCACATTTATTCACAGACACTGAATCACACACAGATCCTCACTCACATATAAAACATATATACTACGATACATGACACACCTACCTGCAATAACTCACAGAAGCATTCCTGTACGCACACAtgagcacacagacacagtcacagaatcatacacaCTGTCAGATACAGACAGACAGCAACACTTTTAAACAAACACAGAGGCACCCCCacagagaggcacagagtgaTCCTGCCAGAGGCACAAAAAGGTCTTGACATGCAAAGCAAAAGCCAAATACAGTCTGAAAAATACATGTACCTACAGAAACAGGTGCACAGCCAGGCAGACACACACCCTGCGTTCACGCAATAATGCACCTGCACTCAACGACAGGCACACATCGAGGAAGCGAACCAGTatgacactctgacacacacaagCAAATACAGCAGATACTGTGCACAGGTAGAAATGCAACATACACCATATGCAAAACACACATAATACACACAACAACATAACTGAAGATAAAAAACTGAGGAACATGCACACAAAGTGacatccccacaaaggcaatgaaacatacccacacacagacagacacacacaccctcacacaatgaaagagaaatgcacagacacacacacacacacacacacacacacacacacacacacacacacacacacacacacacacacacagatgtaaaCAATCaaagtgcaggagatggagggACAGTGCACTCACAGAACTGTAATGAGTATTGTGACAAGATATTGCTGGCAGGGTCCGAGCATTTTGTGTTTTTTAGCAAAATTACATCCTGGGGTAAAAATTAGTGAATGTAAGGATCAGGAATGGATTTGAACCAATGCACATGAACATATACAAGTGTCTGACATAGTGGATGAGAGCAACACACTTcaacaaacacagagacacacccatagagaggcacagagacatagagagagagagacagaggtagacagagagaaagaaagagacagaggaagaggagagcaagagaaagacaggcagacaaagtgaatgagagagggacagagtgagagagaaagagatagtgAGGCACACAAAGAGACAAAAaatcagagatggggagagagagagatacagagacagagaaagagaggaagggagggacagagacaaagacacacagaaagaggcagaggaatagagagagggcaacatccttgtggtgGGAGGAGCCAGGAGCTGGGCTCAAGAAACTCTCTCAAAAATAAAGGAAAGTGAACGGAATAATAACCAACTCAGATGAGGGGATCACC
The nucleotide sequence above comes from Hemiscyllium ocellatum isolate sHemOce1 chromosome 40, sHemOce1.pat.X.cur, whole genome shotgun sequence. Encoded proteins:
- the LOC132834527 gene encoding endogenous retrovirus group 3 member 1 Env polyprotein-like → MTEQWPWTGESLDVQEILEYNWTYSKNRIYQVWKLQNTPAGHFCVGKQGSRPVGDSPCQRVLNLTTDTWWPRPLGWFLTKQPLGLSITQQGDLTCRRLHPTSDSWNCSGSGPYAGMPGIREAWDGVARDSGGGPISRLPEKWGGLCFLGIVRPEFFLLSRDQGADLGVKLFDSLQRRSGKLARKRRSASQWNVHQYGDIHLAKWGADWPPSRIIEYYGPASWAQDGPWGYRTPIYMLNRIIRLQAVMEIITNKTAFALELLARQQSQMRAAIYQNRLALDYLLASEGGVCGKFNTTNCCLEIDDNYEAVLKITRDIRKIAHVRVQTWRPIGDASWWNTLFGGGWWRMALIMMVGVGALFLVIPCLVPCVRVLIQRHIAQMQAIAIPQHGTHELKVLLLKRQKDLPEP